One Chitinophagales bacterium genomic window carries:
- a CDS encoding protease, translating into MNKEIKILQLVHDAFEDLELWYPVYRLQEYGAVVHLIGEQQDIYTGKHGVPAKAEYAFGDVNPEFYDAILVPGGWAPDKLRRKEDVLHIIKSMDAEKKLIGTICHGGWVLISAGIVRGRRITGTPAIKDDLMNAGAQWVDEPAVRDENIISAQRPPDLPRYMHLFIAALNERFGTPGASKD; encoded by the coding sequence ATGAACAAGGAAATTAAAATTCTGCAGCTGGTGCATGATGCATTTGAAGATCTGGAATTGTGGTATCCGGTTTATCGCCTACAGGAATATGGAGCTGTTGTACATCTGATAGGGGAGCAGCAGGATATTTACACCGGTAAACATGGCGTACCGGCAAAGGCGGAGTATGCCTTTGGGGATGTTAATCCTGAGTTTTATGATGCCATCCTTGTACCCGGCGGGTGGGCTCCCGATAAGCTGCGCAGAAAAGAGGACGTACTACACATTATCAAATCAATGGATGCCGAAAAAAAACTCATCGGCACTATATGCCATGGTGGTTGGGTTTTGATTTCTGCAGGCATTGTGCGGGGCCGACGGATAACGGGTACTCCTGCCATAAAAGATGACCTGATGAATGCCGGTGCCCAGTGGGTGGATGAGCCTGCAGTAAGAGACGAAAATATAATATCTGCTCAGCGCCCCCCTGATCTTCCGCGCTACATGCATCTTTTTATTGCTGCCCTAAATGAGCGCTTCGGTACACCCGGGGCATCAAAAGATTAG
- a CDS encoding thioredoxin, with amino-acid sequence MSTSYEVKDFDKEVTEHSHTVPVVVDFWAPWCGPCQALGPILENLAAKSNGSWKLVKVNVDEHPDLATRFRVRSIPMVLLFKGGKPADSFTGAVPVSWLEKWLTKHIPSDNDKKTGNAIALLKAGKTDEAEKLLKEVLETEPTHAQASITLAELLLFRQPEKAREMVSHILEDNEAFLKADAIRTISTLLQLYRHPEKLEEDPVKPIFLKGLQHLADQQFGEAAEQFIEVILQNKAYQDEAARKAAIAIFNLLGRDHEVTRTYRRRFDMSLY; translated from the coding sequence ATGAGCACAAGTTATGAGGTAAAAGATTTTGATAAAGAAGTAACGGAGCACAGTCATACGGTGCCTGTGGTGGTGGATTTCTGGGCTCCGTGGTGTGGGCCGTGTCAGGCCCTGGGCCCTATATTGGAAAACCTTGCCGCAAAAAGCAACGGGAGCTGGAAGCTGGTAAAAGTGAATGTGGATGAGCATCCCGACCTGGCAACCCGATTCAGAGTGCGCAGCATTCCCATGGTGTTGCTGTTTAAAGGGGGCAAACCAGCCGACAGCTTTACCGGTGCCGTGCCGGTGAGTTGGCTGGAGAAGTGGCTTACAAAACATATCCCTTCCGATAACGACAAAAAAACCGGTAATGCCATAGCCCTTCTGAAAGCTGGCAAAACAGATGAGGCCGAAAAGCTGCTGAAAGAAGTGCTGGAAACAGAGCCCACACATGCTCAGGCCAGCATAACTCTTGCCGAATTGCTTCTTTTCCGACAGCCGGAAAAGGCCCGTGAAATGGTTAGCCATATTCTGGAGGATAATGAAGCCTTCCTGAAAGCCGATGCCATCAGAACTATCAGCACCTTGCTGCAACTATACAGGCATCCGGAAAAACTGGAAGAAGATCCTGTAAAACCGATCTTCCTCAAGGGCCTACAGCATCTGGCAGACCAGCAATTCGGAGAGGCAGCGGAGCAGTTCATTGAAGTAATTCTGCAGAACAAAGCCTATCAGGATGAAGCTGCCCGCAAAGCTGCCATTGCTATATTCAATTTACTGGGCCGTGACCATGAAGTAACCCGCACATACCGGAGAAGATTTGACATGTCTCTTTATTAA
- a CDS encoding isoaspartyl peptidase (possible pseudo, frameshifted), with amino-acid sequence MPGRGSVFTRAGTHEMDASIMDGRTLQAGAVAGVKTIKNPIKAARAVMERTPHVMLIGEGADAFAREQGLQTADPTYFFDEYRYRQYQQTQPLKQPVLDHSDDKGQLPQSENTDEYGTVGAVALDRYGNLAAATSTGGMTNKLPGRIGDTPIIGAGTYANNHTCAVSCTGHGEYFIRTVAAHMVSDLMQYRHHSPEEAVHTVLDSIAALGAGGGIIALDKQGRLTMQFTTTAMLRGFVTQDGKTKVYIFKP; translated from the coding sequence ATGCCGGGAAGGGGCTCGGTTTTCACCCGTGCCGGCACACACGAGATGGATGCTTCCATCATGGACGGACGCACTCTGCAGGCAGGAGCAGTGGCCGGAGTAAAAACCATAAAGAATCCCATCAAAGCAGCCCGTGCTGTGATGGAACGCACTCCGCATGTGATGCTTATCGGAGAGGGGGCGGACGCCTTTGCACGGGAACAGGGACTGCAAACAGCTGACCCTACCTATTTTTTTGATGAATACCGTTATCGGCAGTATCAGCAAACCCAGCCGCTGAAGCAACCCGTGCTGGATCATTCAGATGATAAAGGCCAGCTTCCGCAATCCGAAAATACTGATGAGTATGGAACCGTAGGCGCAGTGGCACTTGACCGGTATGGCAACCTGGCTGCAGCCACATCTACGGGCGGTATGACCAACAAACTACCCGGACGCATCGGAGATACACCAATCATAGGAGCAGGTACCTATGCCAATAACCATACGTGTGCAGTTTCCTGTACGGGTCACGGAGAATATTTTATCCGGACGGTAGCGGCACACATGGTTTCTGACTTAATGCAGTATCGGCACCACTCGCCCGAGGAGGCTGTGCATACTGTGCTGGACTCTATTGCTGCTCTGGGCGCAGGCGGAGGCATCATTGCGCTGGATAAGCAAGGAAGGCTTACGATGCAATTTACCACAACTGCCATGCTGCGGGGCTTTGTGACGCAGGATGGAAAAACAAAAGTGTATATTTTCAAACCCTGA
- the ftsX gene encoding cell division protein FtsX produces the protein MTEQTGKAPRKRSKPSYLYSIISMSLVLFMLGILGMVLLFSQKVSAYLRESIEISLILKDDLSDADIFQFQKKLEKKPYIKSTRYISKEEAARILQEDFGEDLKILGYNPLYASINFHLRAEYANTDSLQAIEAELLTMPQVQEVYYFKAIVDLINQNIRKITLVLTAISFILIGIAITLIDNTIRLAMYSNRFLIKSMQLVGATRWFIIRPFMWRGILNGLISGLLAVIALTGLLYYAQTHLPTLIVSSDDLFNFGIVFTSIILIGIFISWLSTYLSVSKYLRLKLDDLY, from the coding sequence ATGACAGAACAAACAGGCAAAGCCCCGCGCAAACGCTCAAAGCCGTCTTACCTCTATTCCATTATCAGCATGTCGCTCGTGCTTTTCATGCTCGGAATATTAGGAATGGTGTTGCTGTTTTCTCAGAAGGTATCGGCTTATCTGCGGGAGAGCATTGAAATTTCCCTTATTCTGAAAGATGATCTCAGCGATGCTGATATTTTTCAATTTCAAAAGAAACTGGAAAAAAAGCCATATATCAAAAGCACCCGCTATATCTCAAAGGAAGAGGCAGCCCGTATCCTGCAGGAAGATTTTGGCGAAGACCTGAAAATACTGGGGTATAACCCCTTGTATGCCTCCATAAATTTTCATCTCCGTGCAGAGTATGCAAATACAGACAGCCTTCAGGCTATTGAAGCCGAGTTGTTGACCATGCCACAGGTACAGGAGGTATATTACTTTAAAGCCATTGTAGATCTAATAAATCAGAACATTCGCAAAATCACACTCGTGCTCACCGCCATCTCTTTTATTCTCATCGGTATTGCCATCACTCTTATAGATAACACAATCAGGCTGGCAATGTATTCCAACCGATTTCTCATCAAGAGTATGCAACTAGTGGGCGCCACCCGCTGGTTCATAATCCGCCCGTTTATGTGGCGGGGAATTCTGAATGGCCTTATCAGCGGACTGCTGGCAGTTATTGCCTTAACAGGGCTGCTTTATTACGCCCAGACTCATTTACCCACGCTTATTGTATCCTCTGATGATTTATTTAACTTTGGCATCGTTTTTACATCCATTATTCTGATTGGGATTTTTATTTCGTGGTTGAGTACGTACTTGTCGGTTTCAAAATATCTGCGGCTGAAATTGGATGATTTGTACTAA
- the fjo13 gene encoding hypothetical protein, translated as MNYLLMIAGIVVIIIGFLLMTGGAPDNPAIFNPDEKYSFRRITLGPIVILIGLAIEFLSILVKARE; from the coding sequence ATGAATTATCTGCTGATGATTGCCGGAATCGTGGTGATTATTATCGGTTTTTTACTCATGACGGGAGGAGCTCCTGACAATCCTGCAATATTTAATCCTGATGAAAAGTACAGCTTCAGGCGTATCACTCTTGGTCCTATCGTAATTCTGATTGGACTGGCTATTGAATTTCTCTCTATTCTTGTGAAAGCGCGGGAGTG